The sequence below is a genomic window from Shinella zoogloeoides.
TCTCTCTTTCGTCAGCGAAGCGGCGAAGGCTGCAAGGCGTGCATCCTCGGCCTGTCGGGCGGTTCTGAGGCCCGCAAAATCCTCGTGGAGGATCGTGTCGAGGCTCTTTGGGGCTTCCCCCTCGCCGGTAAAGCGCTTCATCCAGATGCGGTCGGCGGTGAGGAGGTGGTTCAGCGTGCCGTGCAGCGAGCCGAAGAAGGCGCCGAGATCCTTGCGATAGGCGGCATCGTCGAGCTTGCCGACCTCTTCGTAGAGCGCGCGGTTGGCCCAGGCATTGTAGGCGGCGAACATGCGGTAGTGGTTGAGCATACGGGGTCTCCCTGCAACGCCGCGACTATATCGCAGGCCGCCATTGCTCGCATGAATGCGATCCATGAAATTATCTGATTTGCACTCCTCGCCGCCCTGCGCTCCAATGCGCCGATCCGAACGAAGAGGTTTTCATGACCCGACTGCTCTACGCCCTTGCCGGGACCGACAAGGCCCGCCAGTTTTCGCCCCATGTCTGGAAGACGGTGATGTCGCTCGCCCACAAGGGGCTCGATTACGAGACGGTGCCGGTCGGCTTCACTGAGATCAAGGCGGTCGAGGGCGGTGCGACTGCGACCGTGCCGCTGCTGCGCGATGGCGACAGGCTGGTGCGCGACAGTTTCGAGATCGCGCTCTATCTCGACGAGGCCTATCCCGACCGGCCGTCGCTGTTCGGCGGGGAGGGCGGCAAGGCGATGGCGCGCTTCATCGAGAGCTGGTCGCAGTCGGCGCTGCACATGGCTGTCACCCGCATCGCCATTCTCGACATCCACAACCTGCTGGACCCGACGGATCAGGCCTATTTCCGCCGCAGCCGCGAGGAGCGGCTCGGCGCGTCGCTGGAGGATATCGCGGCCGCGGGCAGGGCGGAGATCGAGGGCTTCGCGAAGAGGCTCCAGCCCCTGCGCAACACGCTGAAAATCCAGCCCTTCATCGGCGGTGAGGGACCGCTTTTCCCCGACTACATCGTCTTCGGCGCGCTGCAATGGCTGCGCACGACGGCGGGCACGAGGGTACTGGCCGAGGACGACCCGGTCGCATTGTGGTTCGGCCGATGCCTCGATCTGCACGGCGGCGTCGGCCATCGTGTGACGGCAGCATGAAAGTTTGCCGCTGAATTCGCCAAACGCCGCGCCCCTCTTGTTTTGCGGGGCGTTGGCGGCTATTGAACCGCCACTTTCACCGGAAAACCAAGGGAAACGGGAAAATGGCGATTGAACGCACCTTTTCGATGATCAAGCCGGACGCGACGAAGCGCAACCTGACCGGCGCGATCACCAAGATGCTCGAAGATGCGGGCCTCCGCGTCGTGGCTTCCAAGCGCGTCTGGATGAGCAAGCGCGAAGCCGAAGGCTTCTACGCCGTTCACAAGGAACGCCCCTTCTTCGGCGAACTCGTCGAAGGCATGACCTCGGGCCCGACGATCGTTCAGGTTCTGGAAGGCGAGAACGCCATCCTCAAGAACCGCGAAGTCATGGGCGCCACCAACCCGGCCAACGCCGACGAGGGCACGATCCGCAAGACCCACGCTCTTTCCATCGGCGAGAACTCGGTTCACGGCTCCGACGCCCCGGAAACCGCTGCCCAGGAAATCAAGTACTGGTTCTCCGACACCGAAATCGTCGGCTGAATCGGTTTTTCCGGTTGCAGCCGGAAGCCTTTGAAATAATTTTTGGAACCGGGGCCGCAAGGCTCCGGTTTCTTCGTTTGGGCGTCAGGTCGGGCAGGTCGCCGTTTCGAAATGCTCCGGCGCCTTGCCGTCCTTGAAGACCTCCGGGTTCCGGTCGTAGCCGGGGCCGACCACGAGTGCCTTTGCCGGAAGGATGCTTTGGTCGACGTTGGAGGTCACCTGCGTTTCCAGGGATTGCAGTTGCGCGCCATCCGGGCCGATCACCGAGACCGTGACCTTGTAGGGCTGGTCCTTCTTCACGCAGGTGATGTCAGGGCTCTCCAGCACCACGCGCGGCAGGTTGGGGAAAATCCTGCGCTCCAGCGTCAGCACCGCGCCGCCCGCCGGATTCTCGAATTCGGCCTTCACGATGGAGCCCGCCGGCAACGGCTGGGTCTGTTCCAGCGTGACGAGATAGGTCGCATAGGCGAGGCGGTAGTTGAAGACGAACATCTTTCCGGTGAGTTTCAGCGGATCGGGGCCTGTTTCGCGCTGGCAGGCGGTGAGGAGGAGCGCGAGCGGCAGCAGGATCGTCAGCATGCGTCTCATGGGTCTGGCTCCTCGCGATTGCGGCGATAGTGGCGGCTCGCCTTCGCCCGGTTGCCGCAGACGGCCATGTCGCACCAGGCGCGTGAGCGGTTGCGGCTGCGGTCGAGGAACAGCCAGTGGCAGTTCGGGCAGATTTTCAGCCGTTCGGGCTCCGGCTGTGCGAGCAGCAGGAGGGCGGAGCGGGCGGTGGCCGTATCGAGCGCCCGCGGCCGCGCGCCGGACCGGCGCATGACCGCGGCGGTGGCTTCGAGCAGGTCGGCCAGCAGCGCCGGTTTCCCGGCACCCAGAACCTCCGCGCGAAAATGCCGGTCGATCGCCTCGCGCAGGTCGACCAGCCCGTCGCGCGCGTCGCCGCTCACCGCTTCGAGCGGGCCGAAGAGATGGCGTTCCGCCCCGTACCGGTTTGCGCCGCCGGGAAAGGCATCCATCACGTCCGGATCGGCGAAACGATCGATCCGCCGTTCGGGATCGGCGCGCAGCACCACGGAATTAGCGACATCGAGGGCGAGCGCGCCGCCGGAAAACCGATGCGGGGTCCAGGAAAAGGTCATGGCGATATTCTAACTGGTAAAAGCGATTTTGCCAGTTATAATTTCGCAAACGCGTGGAACACCCATGGCCTATTTTCTCCAGCAGATCGCCAATGCAGTGCCGGTCGCAGCGCTCTATGCGGTGCTCGCCTTCGGCTATTCAATTGCCTTTGCCGTCACGCGCCGCGCGGATATCGCCTATGGCGCGCTCTTCGCCTTCGCCGCGCAGATGTTCGTGCTGTTTGCCGGCTACGGCTGGAACCAGCTCTGGCTCGTCCTGCCGGCGGCGCTCGCCTTCGGCGCGGCGATCGCGCTCCTTTACGGTGTCGGTGCCGGCCTCGTCATCGGCCGCCATGTCATGCGCCCGCTCGCCTTTTCCTCCGACAACACGGTCGTGGTCGCCGCGCTCGGCGTGGTGCTGGTGCTGATGGAGACGGCGCGGCTCGCGTCGGAAACGCGCAGCCTGTGGCTGCCGCCGCTGCTCTCGACGCCGGTGGTCTTCTGGAACGATCCCGCCTTCCCGGTGGCGCTGACGGTTCTGCAACTGGCGAATACGCTGGCCATGGCTGTTATCGTCGCCATCGGCCATGTCTTCCTCGCCCGCTCCGCCTGGGGCCGGCGCTGGCGGGCTGTGTCGGAAGACCGGCAGGCGGCGGAACTGTGCGGCGTCGATGCCGCGGGCGTCTATCTCGCCGCCTATGCCGGCGCGGCGCTGATCGCCAGCCTCACCGGCATCCTCGCCGTCTCCTACTACGGCAACATGGATTTTGGCGCCGGGCTCGTTTTCGGCGTGAAGGTGCTGTTCATCGCCGCCATCGGCGGGGCAGGGGCGCCGCTGCTCTCGGCGCTCGGCGGCGCGGCCATGGGGCTCGCCGAAACCATCTGGAGTGCCTACGGCGATTTCCTGTGGCGGGACCTGGTGATCTTTTCTGCGCTGGTGCTGCTGCTGGTCATCTTCCGGCGTGAACGGCCGGTGCCCTGACGGGCTAAGACCACTTCTCCCGCGCCCGGTCGTCGCTTTCCTTGGCGTCGACCCAGCCGCCGGTGTTGCCGTCGGCAAAGTGCTCCTTCTTCCAGAAGGGCGCCGAGGTCTTGAGATAGTCCATCACGAAGGACGCGCCGTCGAAGGCGGCGTGGCGGTGCGGCGCGGCGGCGATGACGAGCACGATGTTTTCGCCCGGCGCGATCTTGCCGACCCGGTGGATGGCGGCAAGGCCGAGAAGCGAGAAGCGCTGCACGGCCTCCCGGCAGATGCGGCCGATCTCGGCCTCCGCCATGCCGGGATAGTGTTCCAGCTCCAGCGCGGAGAGTTTTCCGCCTTCATCGCGGCAAAGCCCGGTAAAGGTGACGATGGCGCCGGCTGCGGCCCGGTTTTCCGTGAGGCGCGCCGTCTCGGCCGCCGCGTCGAAATCCTCGTGCTGGACGCGAACGATGACCGGAACCGAGGCGTCGCCGGCCACGGGCTCAGCCCCCCGTCATCGGCGGGAAGAGCGCGATCTCGCGGGCGCCGGCGATCGGCTCGTCGTGCTCGACATGTTCCTGGTTGATCGCGATGCGGATGACCTTCTCGTGCTCCAGCGCATGGGCATAGTCCTCGCCCAGCGTCTTGAGATGCGCGAGAAGATCGCTGCCCGTCTTCACCGAGGCGGGCAGGTCGATTTCTTCCTCGCCCTTGCCGATCCGTTCGCGTACCCAGGCGAAATAGACGAGCCTGGTCATACTATTCGTCCACGATGTGCTTTAGGCCGGCGCGGAAATAGTCGTAGCCGGTATACATGGTGATGATCGCGGCGACCCAGAGCAGGGTGATGCCGATCTCCGTCGTATAAGGCAGGATCTTGTCGCCGGCGGGGCCGGCCAGCAGGAAGCCGATGGCCAGCATCTGGATCGTCGTCTTCCACTTGGCGATGCGCGTCACCGGCACGCTGACCTTGAGGTCGGCGAGATATTCGCGCAGGCCCGAAACGAGCATTTCGCGGCACAGGATGATGATCGCCGCCCAGATGGTCCAGCCGGCGATCGTGCCGTCGGCCGCCATCAGCAGCAGCACCGAGGCGACCAGCAGCTTGTCGGCGATCGGGTCCAGCATGCGGCCGATATTCGACGTCTGGTTCCAGATGCGCGCGAGATAGCCGTCGAAATAGTCGGTGATCGACGCCACGACGAACAGCCAGAAGGCCGTCCAGCGCGCGAAATCCGACGATTCCAGCCGCCCTTCGACGAAGAAGCAGAGCACGATCAGCGGAACGGCCACGATGCGGGCGTAGGTGAGGAGGTTCGGGATGCTATATGCGCGGGAAGCCATGGAATCTTCAGTCTCGACTATCTTAGCGGCTAGATGAGGTCTTTGTGACTGTGCCGTCAACCTTTGTTTCCGGCAATTCTTGGCGAATTTACGGAGTGCTGCGCAATAACCCGGCCCATCCCCGATTTGCCGCGGAAAAAAGCAGATTTTTCCGCGTGATGGACCTAAGTCGGTGGCTTGCCGTCCGTCGTGAAGGCGGCGGAGAAGACGCCGCCTTGCGAAAGCGTGCCGTCGCAGGCGACCGTCATCGGTCCCTTCGTGGGATTGCCGAAGCCGCATGTGCCCGTCGCGACGAAGACATCGGGCCGGTCCGGCGTGTCGGTGCGGCTCATGATGACCTTGTCGAGATGGATCACGTCCGTATCCGGCGTCGGGTTGTCGCCGTCCATGCCGCTGAAGGTGACGATGCGGCCGTCGTTCAGCACGAAGTAGAAGCCGACGCGCCCGTCCGGATACGCGACGTTGAGGAGTTTTGCCGAGCACGCGCCGGTGAGCTCCCGGTCGCCGACGACGAGCTTGCCGCAGGTGCCCGTCACGCTCACCATCTGGGCGTTGCCCACCTGGGTCTGCGCGGCGGCGGCGATCGGCATCGCGAAAAGGCCGGTCGCGCAAAAAAGGGTTCTCGTGAATGCGGTCATCGGTCCTCGCTCGTCGGTGAAGGAATGCCGTGCGGCCATCCTAGCACCGGCCGGCGCAAGGGCGCCAGCTATCCCGCCGCATTGTCGTGGAAGTGGTTGTAGACGATGCGGGCGACGCTTTCCGAAATGCCGTCGACGGCCATGAGG
It includes:
- a CDS encoding CGNR zinc finger domain-containing protein, coding for MTFSWTPHRFSGGALALDVANSVVLRADPERRIDRFADPDVMDAFPGGANRYGAERHLFGPLEAVSGDARDGLVDLREAIDRHFRAEVLGAGKPALLADLLEATAAVMRRSGARPRALDTATARSALLLLAQPEPERLKICPNCHWLFLDRSRNRSRAWCDMAVCGNRAKASRHYRRNREEPDP
- the ndk gene encoding nucleoside-diphosphate kinase, whose protein sequence is MAIERTFSMIKPDATKRNLTGAITKMLEDAGLRVVASKRVWMSKREAEGFYAVHKERPFFGELVEGMTSGPTIVQVLEGENAILKNREVMGATNPANADEGTIRKTHALSIGENSVHGSDAPETAAQEIKYWFSDTEIVG
- a CDS encoding glutathione S-transferase family protein: MTRLLYALAGTDKARQFSPHVWKTVMSLAHKGLDYETVPVGFTEIKAVEGGATATVPLLRDGDRLVRDSFEIALYLDEAYPDRPSLFGGEGGKAMARFIESWSQSALHMAVTRIAILDIHNLLDPTDQAYFRRSREERLGASLEDIAAAGRAEIEGFAKRLQPLRNTLKIQPFIGGEGPLFPDYIVFGALQWLRTTAGTRVLAEDDPVALWFGRCLDLHGGVGHRVTAA
- a CDS encoding DinB family protein; protein product: MLNHYRMFAAYNAWANRALYEEVGKLDDAAYRKDLGAFFGSLHGTLNHLLTADRIWMKRFTGEGEAPKSLDTILHEDFAGLRTARQAEDARLAAFAASLTKERIVADFTYSPLTNPAVVTHPLGAALTHLFNHQTHHRGQCHAMLTALGGPSITLDLIYFVRTEGKEFL
- the pgsA gene encoding CDP-diacylglycerol--glycerol-3-phosphate 3-phosphatidyltransferase; this encodes MASRAYSIPNLLTYARIVAVPLIVLCFFVEGRLESSDFARWTAFWLFVVASITDYFDGYLARIWNQTSNIGRMLDPIADKLLVASVLLLMAADGTIAGWTIWAAIIILCREMLVSGLREYLADLKVSVPVTRIAKWKTTIQMLAIGFLLAGPAGDKILPYTTEIGITLLWVAAIITMYTGYDYFRAGLKHIVDE
- the moaD gene encoding molybdopterin converting factor subunit 1, giving the protein MTRLVYFAWVRERIGKGEEEIDLPASVKTGSDLLAHLKTLGEDYAHALEHEKVIRIAINQEHVEHDEPIAGAREIALFPPMTGG
- a CDS encoding branched-chain amino acid ABC transporter permease; translated protein: MAYFLQQIANAVPVAALYAVLAFGYSIAFAVTRRADIAYGALFAFAAQMFVLFAGYGWNQLWLVLPAALAFGAAIALLYGVGAGLVIGRHVMRPLAFSSDNTVVVAALGVVLVLMETARLASETRSLWLPPLLSTPVVFWNDPAFPVALTVLQLANTLAMAVIVAIGHVFLARSAWGRRWRAVSEDRQAAELCGVDAAGVYLAAYAGAALIASLTGILAVSYYGNMDFGAGLVFGVKVLFIAAIGGAGAPLLSALGGAAMGLAETIWSAYGDFLWRDLVIFSALVLLLVIFRRERPVP
- a CDS encoding molybdenum cofactor biosynthesis protein MoaE, which codes for MAGDASVPVIVRVQHEDFDAAAETARLTENRAAAGAIVTFTGLCRDEGGKLSALELEHYPGMAEAEIGRICREAVQRFSLLGLAAIHRVGKIAPGENIVLVIAAAPHRHAAFDGASFVMDYLKTSAPFWKKEHFADGNTGGWVDAKESDDRAREKWS